ACACGATCTTCTTCGCCTCGCTCGAGCGGATCACCGAGGCGGTTCCGATCGAGGACGGCGACCTCGCCGACTGGGCGGTGCGTCTCTATGACGAGTATCTGGAGAATCCGGAGCTGATCAGACTGGCGACCTGGGTGCGGCTCGAGCGCCGGCCGACGGGGCACCTCGCCGAGGAGACGGCGCCCTTCGACCGGATCAAGGCCGACGCGATCACCGAGGCGCAGGCGGCCGGGCGGATACGTGCGGGAGACCCCGACGACCTGAAGACGCTCGTCATCGGCATGTCGATGTCCTGGTCGCCGGTCAGCAACGTCTACGCAGCCACCCGCGACGAGCCCGAGTCCGATCACCGGCGGCGCCGTGAGCTGC
The sequence above is drawn from the Nocardioides albertanoniae genome and encodes:
- a CDS encoding TetR family transcriptional regulator; the encoded protein is MADHAPRTTRATAEPSTARGVATRQRILDAATLEFAEHGLAGARIERITAAARTNKAQLYAYFGDKSALFDTIFFASLERITEAVPIEDGDLADWAVRLYDEYLENPELIRLATWVRLERRPTGHLAEETAPFDRIKADAITEAQAAGRIRAGDPDDLKTLVIGMSMSWSPVSNVYAATRDEPESDHRRRRELLRDAVSRVTAP